The nucleotide sequence GCAAAGAGGGCCGCCACGGCCATCTTGGCCATCAGGGGCCAACCGGGCGCAAAGATCGTCACCACGAGAAAACCCAGCGCCGCAGATTCGCTCGTGCCCGTGGTGCCGGGCTCGACGAAGCGGTTGCGCACGATCATCTGCATGACGAGGCCCGAAATAGCCATCGAGGCGCCTGCAAGGACCAGCGCAACGGTGCGCGGAATGCGGCTTATGAGGAGAACTTCGCCGGGACGGCCTTCCCAGCCACCAGACAGCAAAGACGCCAGCGAAACATCGCTGACGCCAACAAAGAGGCTGACAATCGCAAGGGCGATTGTGATGATCATTCCGGCAATAAGCGCAGGCACTGAAAAGTCCGGTCTATAAAATGCAGCAAGACCCGGCGGCCGAGGCCGCCAGGCCCTGAATTATGGAATTACTTCTGAAGGCCGGCGATAACCTGGTCAAGCAGAAGGGTCACAGCCTGATAGCCATTCATGGTGATATAGGCAGCCTGAGCGTCGAGATAAACGATCTGACCTTCCTTGGCGGCAGTGGTCTGGTTGAACAGCTCATTGTCGAGCAGGGCCTGTGCGGCGCCAGTGTTCTCGGTGGTGCCGGCATCGCGGTCGACAACGAAGACCCAGTCCGGATTCACTTCGAGCAGGAATTCGAAGGTCACCGCGTCGCCACCGTGATCGCCGTCCTTGACGCTATCGAGAGCCGACGGCATGCCGACTTCGTTATAGACCCAGGACACGCGGCTATCTGGACCATAGACGCCGAGCTTGCCGGCATTGGTCACGAGCACGAGGGCCGTGCCCTTGCCTTCGGCAGCAGCCTTGGCGTCAGCAACCTTTGCATCCACATTGGCGATCAGCTCGGCAGCCTTGTCCTGCTTGTCGAAGATTTCGCCAAGCTTGGTCAGGTTTTCCTTGAGGCCATCGATGATCGCCGTGTTGTTCACGCTCAGATCAATGGTCGGCAGGATGTCCTTGCCGGTTTCGTAAGCAGCAGCGGAACGGCCGGAGACGAAGTACACGTCGGCTTCGGAGGCGGCGATGCCTTCAAAGTCGGGTTCGAACAGCGAGCCGAGCGGCAGGACATCGGCGGGGATCGCGTCTGCCAGATAGCCCGGAGCGTTCGAGGACGGCACGCCGGCGACGGGAACGCCGAGAGCGGCCAGATTGTCGAGCGTGGCCCAATCCTGCACCAGCACCTTGGCCGGCACGCCGCTGATCGTGGTTTCACCCTGTGCATGGGTAATGACTTTGTCCTGCGCAAATGCGGCGGGGGTCAGGGCCATGGTGCCGGCGATCAGCGCGGCTGCCAGAGAAGATGTGCGGAAAAGCGTCGTCATGGAACGGTCCAATCGAATTTCTTGCATCGACGCGCCTAAAGATGAGGGCGCTTGTCCAGTTCACTAACGAGGCTGTTTTCCGGAGTCAAAGAAAATGTGAGGTATAAAGTCCGAATATCAGGACGAAGGCGCATAAGTCTCTGCGCACAGAGCGATAAAGCTCTTCATCGCCGCCGAAAGCGGGCTCGATTTGCGTCGCGCCACCAGCAGCTGGCGCATGGCCCAGGTCTCGGCGAGCGGGGCGCAGACGAGGTCGGTCCCGGCGAGCAGATGCAGGCTGGTGGAGCGCAGGAAGCCGATGCCGAACCCGGCTTCCACCATGCGCACGAGGGCCGGAAAGCTCTCGACCCGCAGCGTCTCATTGATGGTCTTGCCGATGCCCCCGGCCGATTCACCGAGCAGGCGATCGAGCGAGCCGGTGTGGTGCACGCTGACGATGTCATAGGGGAGTGCGGCGGCAAAGGAGATGGCCTTGCGCGGCTCGATCTGTTCGGCCAGAGGGTGATCGGGCGGCGCCAGGACCCAGACCCGCTCGTCCTCGAAGGGCCTGATTTCAAACCGGGTGAAATCGTAATTGTCGGAGACGATGGCGACATCGGCCCGTCCCTCGTCGAGCGCCAGCAGCGCCTTGGCCGCGCCCATTTCGCCGATTGAAATGGAGATGCCGGGATATTTCTGGGCGTATTTTGCCAGCAGTTCGGGCAGGCGCCCCGTGAGCGCCGAGCCGGTGCAGGCAAGGCGCAGGCTCCCCTTCTGGCCGGCGCTGAAATCGGCCATCGAGGCGTCGAGATCGGCAATGGCGCGCAGCACGGTGCGGCAGCCCTCGGCATAAGCCTCCCCGGCCGTCGTCAGCTTCACGCCATGGGCCGAACGGTCAAACAGAACCACGCCGAGGCGCGCTTCGAGGTCGGACACACGGCGACTGACGGCGGAGGATGCAATCCCCTCGCGCTCGGCGGCGCGCCCGATCGAGCCGGTTTCGGCCAGAAGCAAGATAAGGCGGGCTGTAACGCTGTCGAATGATGCCATGGAGTCTCCTGCCGGCACCATAACGATCAAGCCGGAAGGAGCAAGGACAAGCCGCGCAGGAGATAAAAAATGCCGATGAAAGTCACAATCCAGCGGGTCCACGCGCGGAAGCCGGCGTCGGAAAGCCGCTGCAGGATGTGATAGCCGAGACTGGTGCCGGCGATGGCAAAGGGCGCCGCCACCAGCACGATCAGCCAGTCACCGGCGACCATGGCCGAGGCCGCCGCGCCGTAGAACACGACTTTTGCAGCGTGTGAAACCACCTGCGTCGCCGCCTTGGTGGCGACTATGGTGCGGCGGTCCATCTGGGTGCGGATAAAGAAGATATCCACGGTCGGCCCGGACACACCCACGGCCAGGTTGAGCCCACCGCCGAAGAGGCCACAGAGAAAGGCATGGAGGGGCTTGCTGGCATCGAGCGCCAGCCAGTCTTTTGGGATCCACACCAGAATGGGCATCAGCCCGATGGCGATGCAGACCGTGGCGAGGTCAGGGGTATAGCGCAGGATAAACAGCAGGATCGCCGCCGCGACCAGCCCCACGCAGATCATGCCCAGAATGCGCCAGTCGATATATTTTCGCGACAAAAAAGCCCGCGAACCATTGGCGACGATCTGGATCGCCCCTTGCACCGCAATCGCCGTCGCCACCGGCAGCACAGTGAGCAACGCCGCCAACAGCACCAGCCCTCCGGCCATGCCGAACACCCCCGACAGGGTCGAGGTGAAGAGAACGGCGATGGCGACGAAACCATAGAGAAGCAAGGACATAGCCCTCATTGACCGCCCGGCGCCATTCCCGCCAGCACTGCTTTGGCATGGGCCCATGCCGCCCAACTCTTTCTTGCCTCCCTCCCCCTTGTGGGGAGGGTAGCAAAGCTCGGCCGTCAGGCCGTAGCGGCGCTGGGGTGGGGGCCTACTGTGTCGCCGCCGGGGTCCCCAGCAGGTCCGGATAGATCAGCGCCGAGCATTGCCGGTTGTTTTCATCGAGCTTTGCCTGCTCATCGGCATTGAGCACGCCCGCATAAACCGGGTCCCACAGCCCATCTTCCGTCAGCCCCGCCATGCCGCACTGGCAATAGGTGGTGCAGAGCGGGGCGCTGGTGCCGCCGCCTTCGCAGGTGACCTGACAGGAGCGCAGGAAATCGGCCTCGCGCAGCGTATCCTGGGTGCCCAGCAGCATGGAGAGCGGCACCACGACAGCCAGCAGCACCGGCTGATGGACGAGATAAAACGGCAGGCTCCACCGCCCCAGCCAGGCCATCGCCTTGCCCAGCCGCCCGGTCACCGGGATTGCGGCCAGCCGCGGCAGCACGAGCTTTTTGCCCAGCCGTGTCGCGATCACCCCCAACAGCACCACGCCGAACCAGGGAAAAACGGGGACGAGATCATTGGTCACCGGCGGCTCGACCCAGAACCCCAGCCAGGAGAAGAGTTTTTCATTGAACAGGGGATGGCTGAAGAACCAGGGTGGAACGATGAAAAGCGCTGCCACCAAGGCACTCACCCACACCGGCGCAAACAAGAACGGCAGCGTCAGCAGCATGAAGAGCGCAATGGCATGGAGCACGCCGAAATAGACAAAGCTCTCCGGAAAGGTCAGCCAGGTCCCGAGCGTATTCGCCAGCGCCCCGCCAAACACGAACAGCCAGCGCCGCCAGAACCCCTTCCAGCGCATACCCTCGCCATGGCCGAGGACCAGCCCCACCCCGACGAGAAACAGGAATGCAAACAGGATCGAGCGGGCAAAAAACACCCAGCGCGGATCAAACCCCACATCCCAGCCCACAAAACCGAAATACCAGAGATCCCAGCACAAATGATAGATCGCCATGGCCAGAATGGCGACGCCCCGCGCCACGTCGATCACGGGCAGTCTGGGCTTTCTGGCGGTTTCAGACATTCTGGCTCCCTTAACCCCTCACACCCCTCACCCTAACCCTCGCCCCTCCGGGGAGAGGGTTAGGGTGAGGGGCCGTTCGTCATGACAGCGACGCTCGAATGGCAATCACGCCATCAATCGCCGTCATATCCCCGCACAACGGCCAAAAAATCCTCGCCGTAACGATCGAGCTTGCCCTGCCCCACGCCGGGCAGATTGAGCATGTCGTGCGGGTGCCGCGGCTGCGCCAGCGCCATGGCCCGCAGCGTCGCATCGTGGAAAATCACATAGGGCGGCACGCCCTGGCTCTTGGCGATCCTCAGCCGCGCCGCGCGCAGCGCGTCGAACAGGCCCCGCGCATGGTCGGGAATATCGATGGTCCGCGCCAGCTGGCGGCGAACCTCCACCGCCTTTTTCGGCCGGTCCTTGCGGAAAGTGACGATGCGCTCGCGCTTGAACACGGCGCGCGCTTCCTCGCCCAGCACCAGCGCACCGTGGCTGGCGTGGTCCACCATGACGAGGCCCATCGCCGTCAGCTGCCGCAGCACCGATTGCCAGGCCTTTGCATCGAGCTCGCGCCCCTGGCCGAACACCGGCT is from Devosia sp. SD17-2 and encodes:
- a CDS encoding siderophore ABC transporter substrate-binding protein, translated to MTTLFRTSSLAAALIAGTMALTPAAFAQDKVITHAQGETTISGVPAKVLVQDWATLDNLAALGVPVAGVPSSNAPGYLADAIPADVLPLGSLFEPDFEGIAASEADVYFVSGRSAAAYETGKDILPTIDLSVNNTAIIDGLKENLTKLGEIFDKQDKAAELIANVDAKVADAKAAAEGKGTALVLVTNAGKLGVYGPDSRVSWVYNEVGMPSALDSVKDGDHGGDAVTFEFLLEVNPDWVFVVDRDAGTTENTGAAQALLDNELFNQTTAAKEGQIVYLDAQAAYITMNGYQAVTLLLDQVIAGLQK
- a CDS encoding LysR family transcriptional regulator; translated protein: MASFDSVTARLILLLAETGSIGRAAEREGIASSAVSRRVSDLEARLGVVLFDRSAHGVKLTTAGEAYAEGCRTVLRAIADLDASMADFSAGQKGSLRLACTGSALTGRLPELLAKYAQKYPGISISIGEMGAAKALLALDEGRADVAIVSDNYDFTRFEIRPFEDERVWVLAPPDHPLAEQIEPRKAISFAAALPYDIVSVHHTGSLDRLLGESAGGIGKTINETLRVESFPALVRMVEAGFGIGFLRSTSLHLLAGTDLVCAPLAETWAMRQLLVARRKSSPLSAAMKSFIALCAETYAPSS
- a CDS encoding sulfite exporter TauE/SafE family protein, with product MSLLLYGFVAIAVLFTSTLSGVFGMAGGLVLLAALLTVLPVATAIAVQGAIQIVANGSRAFLSRKYIDWRILGMICVGLVAAAILLFILRYTPDLATVCIAIGLMPILVWIPKDWLALDASKPLHAFLCGLFGGGLNLAVGVSGPTVDIFFIRTQMDRRTIVATKAATQVVSHAAKVVFYGAAASAMVAGDWLIVLVAAPFAIAGTSLGYHILQRLSDAGFRAWTRWIVTFIGIFYLLRGLSLLLPA
- a CDS encoding heparan-alpha-glucosaminide N-acetyltransferase translates to MSETARKPRLPVIDVARGVAILAMAIYHLCWDLWYFGFVGWDVGFDPRWVFFARSILFAFLFLVGVGLVLGHGEGMRWKGFWRRWLFVFGGALANTLGTWLTFPESFVYFGVLHAIALFMLLTLPFLFAPVWVSALVAALFIVPPWFFSHPLFNEKLFSWLGFWVEPPVTNDLVPVFPWFGVVLLGVIATRLGKKLVLPRLAAIPVTGRLGKAMAWLGRWSLPFYLVHQPVLLAVVVPLSMLLGTQDTLREADFLRSCQVTCEGGGTSAPLCTTYCQCGMAGLTEDGLWDPVYAGVLNADEQAKLDENNRQCSALIYPDLLGTPAATQ